A region of the Babylonia areolata isolate BAREFJ2019XMU chromosome 10, ASM4173473v1, whole genome shotgun sequence genome:
GTACATCAGTCATTTGATCCCTGAGCTGTAGTGTTTATGGGTTTAAGTTTTGATAATTATCTGGTGTCCAGGTACATCAGTCATTTGATCCATGAGCTGTAGTGTTCATGGGTTTAAGTTTTGATAACATCTGGTGTCCAGGTACATCAATCATTTGATCCATGAGCTGTAGTGTTTAGGGGTTTAAGTTTTGATAACATCTGGTGTCCAGGTACAGCAATCATTTGATCCATGAGCTGTAGTGTTTAGGGGTTTAAGTTTTGATGACATCTGGTGTCCAGGTACATCAGTCATTTGATCCATGAGCTGTAGTGTTTATGGGTTTAATTAAGTTTTGATAACATCTGGTGTCCAGGTACAGCAATCATTTGATCCCTGAGCTGTAGTGTTTATGGGTTTAAGTTTTGATAACATCTGGTGTCCAGGTACAGCAATCATTTGATCCCTGAGCTGTAGTGTTTATGGGTTTAAGTTTTGATAACATCTGGTGTCCAGATACATCAATCATTTGATCCCTGAGCTGTAGTGTTTATGGGTTTAAGTTTTGATAACATCTGGTGTCCAGGTACAGCAATCATTTGATCCCTGAGCTGTAGTGTTTATGGGTTTAAGTTCTGATgacatctgttgttttttgtcccaTTTTGAATTTCACTTTGGGTTTCAACTTGGCTATATGGGTTTTACACAGTAAGGTGATTCCTCACTTTGGGTTTCAGCTTGGCTATATGGGTTTTACACACTAAGGTGATTGTCCTTCAAAACGGCCCCATCCTCACTAACTGTTCTGCTTTTTTGTACACTTATGTCAAAAATATGATTAAGGTGAAACAGGAAAAACTAGAAGCTAAAAGAAAAGAGATATTACTAAAACAGTTGATGAAGAGTATGATCAATATTTTCATAACACTTGGTAGGATGATTTTCTTAGTCTTACGTTCTAAATATGAATGTAGCATTCAGTAAGTTGTCTTCAATTTGTTTTTACCACACAGGGTGCCAAAACATGTCAGAATGTTGACTTCATTCCCACACTGATAGTACCATGCTCTTGTTTAGATGTATTTGTCATACTGTGTATCAGTTAGTCTGATTACCTGGAGTTTGTGCTAACTTTGCTAGTGATCAGGTGATGTGAATTCTGTATGAGACTGACAAGCCTTGacaggggtttgtgtgtgtgtgtgtgtgtgtgtgtgtgtgtgtgtgtgtgtgtggttgatgatgatggttacaaCAACAGTGTATATTATTTTGATATATGTGATGGATCAAAAGAGTTAGGGATATTCCACATCCCTCCTGTACATGTACATGCCAAAGGAATAACTATATCATTGATCTGTCCATATCCCCTTCCTTCACAATGACTTTCTCCCACAGCTACTTGTACATACAGAATTATTTAGCAACAGTATTTTGTGGACCTTGAATGCAGAATATCTTGAACATAGAATGCTGATGATTGTTTTCCTGTGTTTggattggttttcttttcttgtggcCATAACATCCTGCATGTTCTGATGCATTGTACTGTAGATAGTCTGACTGGGCTGGCTGCTATAGGAGTGAACTGCGTTGTCTGCAAGGTGGTGGTCAGTaggaacacagtgacacagccagTCATGAAGAAGACATTTGGACGCTGCACTGGGATGTGCATATCTTCTCATattcatatatagagagagaaaaaaagagagagacatatagatttagatatagatatatatagatggatatagttggatatatgtatatatatatatctatatatatgtatatgtatataaatgtgtgtgtgtgtgtgtgtgtccctgttgccGAAGATCAGTGTCTGTATTGTGAATCAAACCACTTGTCTTGTCTGAACTCTGATCCAGGAttttttgtgtcttctttttctccacttgttcaaggaggaaggtagcagaatgggtaagacgctcagctgctgatacagacagtctgtgagggtgtggattcgaatcccactcaccctttcccccaagtttgactggaaaatcaaactgagtgtctagtctttcagatgagacgataaaccaaggtcccgtgtgcagcacacacttggcgcactgaaaaagaacccatggcaacaagagtgttgtcctctggtgaaattatataaaaagaattccactctgatcgGTACGCGAATGTataagtatgcactcaaggcctgacaagcatgatggattatgctgctgtcaggcgtctgcccagcagatgttgtgtagtgtatatagatttgtttgaacagtgacacctccttggatattgaaactgaaactctccactTCTTTGTGAAAAGAATGTATCTATGTACAGTCAGTTTCTGACAGGGCCATGTGTGGTCATCAGGACAATAACAGTGTATCATCATTTGTCCTGGTCTCCCAGTCACTGTGTGGTCATCTggacaataacaacagtgtaTCATCATTTGTCCTGGTCTCCCAGTCACTGTGTGGTCATcaggacaataacaacagtgtaTCATCATTTGTCCTGGTCTCCCAGTCACTGTGTGGTCATcaggacaataacaacagtgtaTCATCATTTGTCCTGGTCTCCCAGTCACTGTGTGGTCATCTggacaataacaacagtgtaTCATCATTTGTCCTGGTCTCCCAGTCACTGTGTGGTCATcaggacaataacaacagtgtaTCATCATTTGTCCTGGTCTCCCAGTCACTGTGTGGTCATcaggacaataacaacagtgtaTCATCATTTGTCCTGGTCTCCCAGTCACTGTGTGGTCATcaggacaataacaacagtgtaTCATCATTTGTCCTGGTCTCCCAGTCACTGTGTGGTCATcaggacaataacaacagtgtaTCATCATTTGTCCTGGTCTCCCGGTCACTGTGTGGTCATcaggacaataacaacagtgtaTCATCATTTGTCCTGGTCTCCCAGTCACTGTGTGGTCATCTggacaataacaacagtgtaTCATCATTTGTCCTGGTCTCCCAGTCACTGTGTGGTCATCAGGACAACAACAGTGTATCATCATTTGTCCTGGTCTCCCAGTCACTGTGTGGTCATcaggacaataacaacagtgtaTCATCATTTGTCCTGGTCTCCCAGTCACTGTGTGGTCATCTggacaataacaacagtgtaTCATCATTTGTCCTGGTCTCCCAGTCACTGTGTGGTCATcaggacaataacaacagtgtaTCATCATTTGTCCTGGTCTCCCAGTCACTGTGTGGTCATCTggacaataacaacagtgtaTCATCATTTGTCCTGGTCTCCCAGTCACTGTGTGGTCATcaggacaataacaacagtgtaTCATCATTTGTCCTGGTCTCCCAGTCACTGTGTGGTCATcaggacaataacaacagtgtaTCATCATTTGTCCTGGTCTCCCAGTCACTGTGTGGTCATcaggacaataacaacagtgtaTCATCATTTGTCCTGGTCTCCCAGTCACTGTGTGGTCATcaggacaataacaacagtgtaTCATCATTTGTCCTGGTCTCCCAGTCACTGTGTGGTCATcaggacaataacaacagtgtaTCATCATTTGTCCTGGTCTCCCAGTCACTGTGTGGTCATcaggacaataacaacagtgtaTCATCATTTGTCCTGGTCTCCCAGTCACTGTGTGGTCATcaggacaataacaacagtgtaTCATCATTTGTCCTGGTCTCCCAGTCACTGTGTGGTCATcaggacaataacaacagtgtaTCATCATTTGTCCTGGTCTCCCAGTCACTGTGTGGTCATCTggacaataacaacagtgtaTCATCATTTGTCCTGGTCTCCCAGTCACTGTGTGGTCATcaggacaataacaacagtgtaTCATCATTTGTCCTGGTCTCCCAGTCACTGTGTGGTCATcaggacaataacaacagtgtaTCATCATTTGTCCTTGTCTCCCGGTCACTGTGTGGTCATCTggacaataacaacagtgtaTCATCATTTGTCCTGGTCTCCCAGTCACTGTGTGGTCATCTggacaataacaacagtgtaTCATCATTTGTCCTGGTCTCCCAGTCACTGTGTGGTCATcaggacaataacaacagtgtaTCATCATTTGTCCTGGTCTCCCAGTCACTGTGTGGTCATCAGGACAATAACATCAGTGTATCATCATTTGTCCTGGTCTCCCAGTCACTGGAGGTGTGGGCCTGATACTGATAACAGGTCTTTGGGTGTGGTTCTTCCCTGTGTTCCTCCTGTTCTGTTAGTGATGCTGATTGTTGGCACATTTGTATTTCCCCCATGTCACTGAAGTGATGTGTTATCTCCCTTGTCACTGAAGGAGTGGTAGCTTTGTTTTATCTCCCTTGTCATGGATGTAGTGATGTTATCTCCCCTGTCATAGAATGAGTGGCAGTGATGTGTATGTCTCCCTTGACACTGAAGTGGTAGCAGTGACATGTTATCTCCCTTATTATGGAATGAGTGGTAGTGATGTGTATTCTCCCTTGACACTGAAGTGGCGGTAGTGATGTGTTATCTCCCTTTGCCTCCCTTCTTGTCTCCCCTGACCCGACTTTCCTTTGTCAGGCCCATCCTCTGTGTGCATGTacctgcattatatatatatattttttgtttttgattttgatagTCTTGCTCTTTAATTTGGTTGATAAGATGATTTTATAGTGATGATAAACTTCATGAAAATAATTGCGTTGTGGAATTTCTTGTAAAAaatgtttttcacaaagaaaTCATTGCTGGGTGTttgatgcattttgttttatttttctgtcacATGTTTTATTCAGTTGTGACTGGTGTTTTGAGTGTGCATTTAATGGCTGCAGACACTGTCAGGATAGTGAAGAGATGCCCAcacatttagaagaaaaaaaaaattacatgtgaAAACCGAAGGAAAAAGAGCATGTTTCAGTTTTAAACTCATTTGTAGGTAACATCAATATTCTGCTGATACACATGGCAAAATTCAGCTGAAAGAAGTGAGAATCTTTGCTATCTGTTGCAAGAGAGTACATCTAGATGGTTTTCAGtacaaggttgttgtttttttggtttttttaatatcagaggagtgttttattgtgtttggaaagacaAAATGGAAGACAGACTTGTGTTATTTAGTTGCCAGTATACTGCCAAACAGGTTTAAActtgtgtgatgatgattattatttttatactTTTGATGCCCATGAAGGTGATGTGGGTTGGGAAGGATGTTTGTGGGGAAGGCTGTTGGAGGCATGTTGTGGGGAAGGCTGTTGGAGGCATGTTGTGGGGAAGGCTGTTGTGGGGAAGGCTGTTGGAGGCATGTTGTGGGGAAGGCTGTTGGAGGCATGTTGTGGGGAAGGCTGTTGTGGGGAAGGCTGTTGGAGGCATGTTGTGGGGAAGGCTGTTGGAGGCATGTTGTGGGGAAGGCTGTTGGAGGCATGTTGTGGGGAAGGCTGTTGGAGGCATGTTGTGGGGAAGGCTGTTGCAGGCATGTTGTGGGGAAGGCTGTTGGAGGCATGTTGGTCTCACCctgctggtgtccagtgaaggggaATGGTTGCTGCCGTCCCTTGATATCAAACCTGCTTGTCTTGAAGTTCAGCCTGCATCATCTCTTCAGGATGAGCTCAGTCgtcttttacatttttttttgctGCCAACATTCCTGTGCATGAACAGTGTTGCATTTGTTTCTGATCCTTTTtgatggtcactgtgtctgtctgtgtgcaatgctgcccctcctctcttccaTTGTCCACTTCAAAGTCGTCATAACCATCCAGCAAGCATTGCTTGTTTTTATGTGGCGTTAGTTATGGTGGTGTTGGTCAAGGTGATGTCTTCTGATGGTTTGTGTGCTGTTGGAATTCTGACTTGTACAATGTTTGAGACCCCTCCGAAGGACCTGTTTGTCATTCTGCCAAACCAACTACTTATTTATCAAAATGTTCTGTAGAAGAAGGATTGCAGTTGTTgttagaagctcagtttgatgtgcatttgttgtggtggtgcttgGTGTGGCGGCATGAAGGTCAAGGATGGTGacatgtcagtctgtttctgtcagtggtCTGGAATGATGCTGTGCACCGTGTGGTTTGCAGCTAGCGCTGTCACTTTCAGGGCTCttatcactgtgtgtatgtgttgctttGTTGAATGAACCGGCCAACTTCACCCATCACCGAAAACTGTAGAATTCAGGTTTGATCAACGGTTATCATTTTCGACACATCAGTTTTTGATCAGCAATTTTTATACCGTGATACAATCCTGTGAACAGTTCTGCAGATTAGTGACAGTGTGTTAGCAGTGTGAATGAGGGTGTGTGTATTGCCCTTCCTGGACCTCCAGGAAGAAGCTTGGGGTCAGTGTTGCCATGGCTGCAGACTGTTGACCCCTATGTCAGGAAGAAGCTTGGGGTCAGTGTTGCCATGGCTGCAGATTGCTGACCCCTATGTCAGGAAGAAGCTTGGGGTCAGTGTTGCCATGGCTGCAGACTGCTGACCCCTATGTCAGGAAGAAGCTTGGGGTCAGTGTTGCCATGGCTGCAGATTGCTGACCCCTATGTCAGGAAGAAGCTTGGGGTCAGTGTTGCCATGGCTGCAGACTGCTGACCTCTATGTCAGGAAGAAGCTTGGGGTCAGTGTTGCCATGGCTGCAGATTGCTGACCCCTATGTCAGGAAGAAGCTTGGGGTCAGTGTTGCCATGGCTGCAGATTGCTGACCCCTATGTCAGGAAGAAGCTTGGGGTCAGTGTTGCCATGGCTGCAGACTGCTGACCCCTATGTCAGGAAGAAGCTTGGGGTCAGTGTTGCCATGGCTGCAGACTGCTGACCCCTATGTCAGGAAGAAGCTTGGGGTCAGTGTTGCCATGGCTGCAGACTGCTGACCCCTATGTCAGGAAGAAGCTTGGGGTCAGTGTTGCCATGGCTGCAGACTGCTGACCCCTATGTCAGGAAGAAGCTTGGGGTCAGTGTTGCCATGGCTGCAGACTGCTGACCCCTATGTCAGGAAGAAGCTTGGGGTCAGTGTTGCCATGGCTGCAGACTGCTGACCCCTTTGCCAGGTCGGATGTACGATATCATAGGACTGTTGATATACATGATACACCAGATTTGTTATGGCTTGCTGACAATCCTAGGTGTATCTCATTTAATCCCAAGCAAGTACTTTTTCAATACGTTTCAGGCAAAGTGTTCGTATGAAATTCAGACCTCAAGTTCTGATATATTGCCAGTATGAAAATCATCTCTTATTTGGGTTGTGACTAGCACTCAGGAAAAAGGAAAGTCTGAAAGAGGAATGCTGGACATTTGTACCTTGGGAACGACAGTCCTGGTCACTGAGGGACAATATTTCATACATCACTTGTGTCACTGAGGGACACTATTTCACACAGCACTTGTATTACTGAGGGACAATATTTCACACAGCACTTGTATTACTTAGGGACAATATTTCACACAGCACTTGTGTCACTGAGGGACAGTATTTCACACAACTTATGTCGCTGAGGGACACTATTTTGTGACTGATTTCTTTGAGAATTCATGCTGACTCAGCCTCTGATTTTCTGAATAATTCATGCTCATTTAGCCACTCTGATTTCCTGGAAAATTCATTCCAGTTTAGCTAATGATTTCCTGGTTGACATATGTCCTTTTAGCCACTCTGATTTCCTGGATAGATGATGCCATTTTAGCCACTCTGATGTCCTGGATAGATGATGCCATTTTAGCCACTCTGATGTCCTGGATAGATGATGCCATTTTAGCCACTCTGATGTCCTGGATAGATGATGTCATTTTTGCCACTCTGATTTCCTGGATAGATGATGCCATTTTAGCCACTCTGATGTCCTGGATAGATGATGCCATTTTAGCCACTCTGATGTCCTGGATAGATGATGCCATTTTAGCCACTCTGATTTCCTGTGAGGTCAGTTTAGCCACTCTGATTTCCTGTGAGGTCAGTGTAGCCACGCTGATGTCCTGGATAATTGAGTATTTGCATTGATAGATTTGGTGTGCTGATCCACCCAGTCACAATCATGTACTGTAGAAGTGACCAGGACTGGAACTGCCTGGATTTTAGGGGACAGTTTTAGCTGTCTCTAGTTCCCAGTCAGTCAGCTTGCTGAAGGCTGTGATTTCTGGCAAcagcctgtctttctgtttacctGTGCCTGGAGTTGGTTTGAAGGACCTGTCAgctactgtctttctgtgtgtagagTTGGTTTGAAGGACCTGTCAgctactgtctttctgtgtgtagagTTGGTTTGAAGGACCTGTcagcttctgtctttctgtgtgtagagttctgtctttctgtgtgtagagttctgtctttctgtgtgtagagTTGGTTTGAAGGACCTGTCAgctactgtctttctgtgtgtagagttctgtctttctgtgtgtagagTTGGTTTGAAGGACCTGTCAgctactgtctttctgtgtgtagagttctgtctttctgtgtgtagagTTGGTTTGAAGGACCTGTcaggttctgtctttctgtgtgtagagTTGGTTTGAAGGACCTGTCAgctactgtctttctgtgtgtagagttctgtctttctgtgtgtagagTTGGTTTGAAGGACCTGTCAgctactgtctttctgtgtggagAGTTGGTTTGAAGGACCTGTCAgctactgtctttctgtgtgaagAGTTGGTTTGAAGGACCTGTcagcttctgtctttctgtgtgtagagttctgtctttctgtgtgtagagTTGGTTTGAAGGACCTGTcagcttctgtctttctgtgtgtagagTTGGTTTGAAGGACCTGTCAgctactgtctttctgtgtgtagagTTGGTTTGAAGGACCTGTcagcttctgtctttctgtgtgtagagttctgtctttctgtgtgaagAGTTGGTTTGAAGGACCTGTCAgctactgtctttctgtgtgtagagttctgtctttctgtgtgtagagTTGGTTTGAAGGACCTGTcagcttctgtctttctgtgtgtatagtTGGTTTGAAGGACCTGTcaggttctgtctttctgtgtgtagagTTGGTTTGAAGGACCTGTcaggttctgtctttctgtgtgaagAGTTGGTTTGAAGGACCTGTcaggttctgtctttctgtgtgtagagTTGGTTTGAAGGACCTGTCAgctactgtctttctgtgtgaagAGTTGGTTTGAAGGACCTGTcagcttctgtctttctgtgtgtagagTTGGTTTGAAGGACCTGTcagcttctgtctttctgtgtgtagagTTGGTTTGAAGGACCTGTcagcttctgtctttctgtgtgtagagTTGGTTTGAAGGACCTGTCAgctactgtctttctgtgtgtagagTTGGTTTGAAGGACCTGTCAgctactgtctttctgtgtgaagAGTTGGTTTGAAGGACCTGTCAgctactgtctttctgtgtgtagtgttctgtctttctgtgtgtagaaTTGGTTTGAAGGACCTGTCAgctactgtctttctgtgtgaagAGTTGGTTTGAAGGACCTGTCAgctactgtctttctgtgtgtagtgttctgtctttctgtgtgtagagTTGGTTTGAAGGACCTGTCAgctactgtctttctgtgtgaagAGTTGGTTTGAAGGACCTGTCAgctactgtctttctgtgtgtagagTTGGTTTGAAGGACCTGTcaggttctgtctttctgtgtgtagagTTGGTTTGAAGGACCTGTCAgctactgtctttctgtgtgtagagttctgtctttctgtgtgtagagTTGGTTTGAAGGACCTGTcagcttctgtctttctgtgtgttgagttctgtctttctgtgtgaagAGTTGGTTTGAAGGACCTGTCAGGTTCTGTCTTTTAGTGTGTAGAGTTGGTTTGAAGGTCAACTTTTTCAATAGAGTTGGTTCAAAGGATTATCTGCTGGCAATAGAAGTGGGGCTGTTTGATGTTAGTATCCTTGACAGAATTGGTTTATGTGGTTTGCCTGGCATGGGGTCTGGTTGGTGTGGGTCAGGGTTTGCCTGGCATGGGGTCTGGTTGGTGTGGGTCAGGGTGTGCCTGGCATGGGGTCTGGTTGGTGTGGGTCAGGGTTTGCCTGGCATGGGGTCTGGTTGGTGTGGGTCAGGGTTTGCCTGGCATGGGGTCTGGTTGGTGTGGGTCAGGGTTTGCCTGGCATGGGGTCTGGTTGGTGTGGGTCAGGGTTTGCCTGGCATGGGGTCTGGTTGGTGTGGGTCAGGGTTTGCCTGGCATAGGGTCTGGTTGGTGTGGGTCAGGGTTTGCCTGGCATGGGGTCTGGTTGGTGTGGGTCAGGGTTTGCCTGGCATGGGGTCTGGTTGGCGTGGAACCTTTCAGTCTGCCCAGGTTTGTTGTCTGTCCTTAATTCTTCCTTTCTCTGGGAGCAAAAGATATGTTAAACATTTATTTATCATCCCAAAGtatatttttttatctttgtcaCTTGTTATCTTCTGTCCGGTGCtgccatgtgtgtctgtatgattcTGAAGAATTTTAACTGTATCCTAATGGTGTGCTGTTTCATTAGTTCATTAGTGTTGGTCAGTTGAAGATGAATTTACCATAGGAATGTTTGATACAAGTATAACATCAGTATACCAGGGAAAGAAGTTATATGAACAGTGTAATATGAGCGTTGTGTCTTTACCTTCATCAGTTTACCAGGGAAAGAAGTCATATGAGCGGTATGTGACCCTGTGTAGTCAGCGCTGGACTGGAAGCAACAAAGATgatgtcgttatcgttatcatttgaATCTTGGCTCCATATGAACAGTTAAATGAGTGAAGATGCTTTTGTCCTGTATGATTCCGGAAGTCTGCAGTAAATGGTTGAATGGATATGAAGTTGTTTTGCATGTCCAGAAGAGTTTGGTGTACAAGTGTTGAGTGCCGGCTTCATTTCTCAGAACAGGCTGCATTGAAGTAATTGGACAAATGGACCAAATTTGTATTAAAACTGCAGGTTTGTTTTGCTCCTGGCGTTGCCAGAAGCCTGCTGCCGTGTGAAGGTGCATTGTCTGTCTTCACAGGAGAGAGTGAGATGAAAAATGTCGTGGCCCACACGGCAGGTGGGCCAGTGTTACAGGAGACGTGCACAAAGGCGGTTCTGTTGACCACATGCAGTGTAGTGTCAGCGTTAGTTGGTCTTGCTTTTCCTGCTGCTTCCATGTTTAGCATTTGGTGTTCACAATGCTTCTGTGATAGCAACCAGACAAACAGCAATGTGAAATCCATTGAGCATGACAGAATGCTCTTGTTTCTCAGAATGGTGGTTCCTTTGAACTTTTGGTGCATGATCAGGTCTGTACGTCCATTGACTGTAAGAAAATGATGGGATATCAGGAATGTTGGAAtatcatttaatttttttctttcatatatgtGTTTGCAATCTGTTGCTTTGATTTTGGCAATCAATGGTAGGCTGTCATGGAGcgctgtcatgttgtgttgtaggCTGTCATGGAGTgctttcatgttgtgttgtaggCTGTCATGGAGcgctgtcatgttgtgttgtaggCTGTCATGGAGcgctgtcatgttgtgttgtaggCTGTCATGGAGCgctttcatgttgtgttgtaggCTGTCATGGAGCgctttcatgttgtgttgtaggCTGTCATGGAGcgctgtcatgttgtgttgtaggCTGTCATGGAGcgctgtcatgttgtgttgtaggCTGTCATGGAGCGCTGTCATGTTGTGTTGCAGGCTGTCATGGAGTgctttcatgttgtgttgtaggCTGTCATGGAGcgctgtcatgttgtgttgtaggCTGTCATGGAGTGCTTTCATGTTGTGTTGCAGGCTGTCATGGAGTGCTTTCATGTTGTGTTGCAGAAGTAATGCTGGAATTGTGCGACAGCTCATCCTGTGACGCTGCAGGGTTTTCAGTGATGAAGCTCGTTCTGGTGATTTTCTGTTTCATTCGCTCATTTATTTGCTGATTTGTTCACTTATTGATTTATCGATTGATTATTG
Encoded here:
- the LOC143287028 gene encoding uncharacterized protein LOC143287028, with amino-acid sequence MSCRTIPALLLQHNMKALHDSLQHNMKALHDSLQHNMTALHDSLQHNMKALHDSLQHNMTALHDSLQHNMTALHDSLQHNMTALHDSLQHNMKALHDSLQHNMKALHDSLQHNMTALHDSLQHNMTALHDSLQHNMKALHDSLQHNMTALHDSLPLIAKIKATDCKHIYERKKLNDIPTFLISHHFLTVNGRTDLIMHQKFKGTTILRNKSILSCSMDFTLLFVWLLSQKHCEHQMLNMEAAGKARPTNADTTLHVVNRTAFVHVSCNTGPPAVWATTFFISLSPVKTDNAPSHGSRLLATPGAKQTCSFNTNLVHLSNYFNAACSEK